The Thalassotalea psychrophila genome window below encodes:
- the dnaK gene encoding molecular chaperone DnaK, giving the protein MGKIIGIDLGTTNSCVAVLDGDSVRVIENAEGDRTTPSIIAYTAEGETLVGQPAKRQSVTNPENTLYAIKRLIGRRFEDKEVQRDISIMPFGIVKADNGDAWVTARDKNVAPPQVSAEVLAKMKKTAEDYLGESVTEAVITVPAYFNDSQRQATKDAGRIAGLDVKRIINEPTAAALAYGMDKQEGDRVVAVYDLGGGTFDISIIEIDEVEGEHTFEVLATNGDTHLGGEDFDNRLINYLVAEFKKDQGMDLTTDPLAMQRLKEAAEKAKCELSSAQQTDVNLPYITADASGPKHMNIKVTRAKLESLVEDMVKATLEPLKTALADADLSTSDITDVIMVGGQTRMPMVQEAVTNFFGKEPRKDVNPDEAVASGAAVQAGVLSGDVTDVLLLDVTPLSLGIETMGGVMTKVIDKNTTIPTKQSQTFSTAEDNQSAVTVHVVQGERKQASLNKSLGQFNLEGIDAAPRGTPQIEVTFDIDADGILHVTAKDKNTGKEQKITIKASSGLSDDEVEQMVRDAEVNADADAKFEELVTARNQADGMVHATRTQITEAGDDLPTEDKEKIEAALTELEESLKGDDKEAIDAKSQAVIEASAKLMEIAQAKAQAQGGEAPEGQEQQAQPADDVVDAEFEEVKDDKK; this is encoded by the coding sequence ATGGGCAAAATTATTGGTATTGACCTTGGGACAACAAACTCATGTGTTGCTGTATTAGACGGCGATAGCGTACGTGTTATTGAAAATGCTGAAGGGGATCGTACAACTCCTTCAATTATCGCATACACCGCAGAAGGCGAAACGTTAGTTGGTCAACCAGCAAAACGTCAATCAGTAACGAACCCTGAAAACACTTTATACGCAATTAAGCGTTTAATTGGTCGTCGTTTCGAAGATAAAGAAGTTCAACGTGATATCTCAATTATGCCATTTGGCATTGTTAAAGCTGACAATGGTGATGCTTGGGTTACAGCACGTGATAAAAACGTTGCTCCACCACAAGTTTCTGCTGAAGTTTTAGCAAAAATGAAAAAAACTGCAGAAGACTACTTAGGTGAATCAGTAACTGAAGCTGTTATCACTGTTCCTGCATATTTCAACGATTCACAACGTCAAGCAACTAAAGATGCTGGTCGTATCGCTGGTCTTGATGTTAAACGTATTATCAACGAACCAACTGCTGCTGCACTTGCGTACGGTATGGACAAGCAAGAAGGCGATCGCGTAGTTGCTGTATATGACTTAGGTGGTGGTACATTCGATATCTCAATTATTGAAATTGATGAAGTTGAAGGTGAACACACATTTGAAGTACTTGCGACAAACGGTGATACACACTTAGGTGGTGAAGATTTCGATAACCGTTTAATCAACTACCTAGTAGCTGAATTCAAAAAAGACCAAGGTATGGACTTAACAACTGATCCACTAGCTATGCAACGCTTAAAAGAAGCTGCTGAAAAAGCTAAGTGTGAACTATCTTCTGCACAACAAACTGATGTTAACTTACCTTACATCACTGCAGATGCCTCAGGTCCTAAGCACATGAACATTAAAGTTACTCGTGCGAAATTAGAATCTCTTGTTGAAGATATGGTTAAAGCTACTTTAGAGCCGTTAAAAACTGCTTTAGCAGATGCTGACTTATCTACATCTGATATCACTGATGTGATCATGGTTGGTGGTCAAACACGTATGCCTATGGTTCAAGAAGCTGTTACTAACTTCTTCGGTAAAGAACCTCGTAAAGACGTAAACCCTGATGAAGCTGTAGCTTCTGGTGCAGCGGTACAAGCTGGTGTTTTATCTGGTGATGTAACAGACGTTCTTCTTCTTGACGTTACTCCTTTATCTCTTGGTATTGAGACAATGGGCGGCGTGATGACTAAAGTTATCGATAAGAACACTACTATCCCAACTAAGCAGTCACAAACGTTCTCAACAGCTGAAGATAACCAATCTGCTGTAACCGTGCATGTTGTGCAAGGTGAGCGTAAGCAAGCATCTTTAAACAAGTCTTTAGGTCAATTTAACCTTGAAGGTATCGATGCTGCACCACGTGGTACACCGCAAATCGAAGTAACTTTTGATATTGATGCTGACGGTATCTTGCACGTAACTGCGAAAGATAAAAATACTGGTAAAGAGCAAAAAATTACCATTAAAGCTTCTTCTGGTTTATCTGATGATGAAGTAGAGCAAATGGTACGTGATGCAGAAGTTAACGCTGATGCTGATGCTAAATTTGAAGAGCTAGTTACTGCACGTAACCAAGCTGATGGTATGGTTCACGCAACTCGTACACAAATTACTGAAGCTGGTGATGATTTACCAACTGAAGATAAAGAGAAAATTGAAGCAGCTTTAACTGAACTTGAAGAGTCTCTTAAAGGCGATGACAAAGAAGCTATTGATGCCAAATCTCAAGCCGTAATTGAAGCGTCTGCAAAACTTATGGAAATTGCTCAAGCGAAAGCACAAGCTCAAGGCGGCGAAGCTCCTGAAGGTCAAGAGCAACAAGCTCAACCTGCAGACGACGTTGTAGATGCTGAGTTTGAAGAAGTAAAAGACGATAAAAAATAA
- a CDS encoding elongation factor P hydroxylase, which yields MKHNYQDLIHIFAEQFSLTDNTRLVKGDDEPIYLPADERYSYHRIIFAHGFYASAFHEISHWCIAGKNRRLLEDFGYWYAPDGRDAKQQENFEQVEIKPQAIEWAFCIASGFNFNVSADNLSGIEVDRFGFQCKVFEQVINYLEYGFPKSAKLFIDALIAFYQPGLILNAEMFEFNNPLHFTNTTETVLMEGVI from the coding sequence ATGAAGCACAACTACCAAGATTTAATTCATATCTTTGCCGAACAGTTTTCACTTACTGACAATACTCGCTTAGTAAAAGGTGATGACGAGCCGATCTACCTGCCAGCAGATGAACGCTATAGCTATCATCGGATTATTTTTGCTCATGGCTTTTATGCCAGTGCATTTCATGAAATTTCACATTGGTGCATAGCCGGAAAAAATCGACGTTTACTCGAAGATTTTGGTTATTGGTACGCCCCTGACGGTCGCGATGCAAAACAACAAGAAAATTTTGAACAAGTTGAAATTAAACCACAAGCCATAGAATGGGCATTTTGTATTGCGAGTGGCTTCAACTTTAACGTTTCTGCCGACAACCTGTCTGGCATTGAAGTTGATAGGTTTGGCTTTCAATGTAAAGTATTTGAGCAAGTTATAAATTACTTAGAGTATGGTTTTCCCAAAAGCGCAAAGTTATTCATTGACGCGCTTATTGCTTTTTATCAGCCTGGTTTGATATTAAATGCTGAAATGTTTGAGTTTAATAATCCCTTACACTTCACCAATACAACTGAAACTGTGTTGATGGAAGGTGTTATTTAA
- the dnaJ gene encoding molecular chaperone DnaJ — MSKRDYYEVLGLSKDAGEREIKKAYKRLAMKFHPDRTKGDKDKEEQFKEVKEAYEILNDDQKRAAYDQYGHAAFEQGGHGGGGGGFGGGGFGDQFGDIFGDIFGGGGGRGGQSRNRRGSDLRYNLDMSLEEAVKGKTVELKVPTYVNCDPCKGSGAKKGTSASTCSTCHGHGQVQMRQGLFAVQQTCPTCSGRGKVIKEPCTSCRGQGRVEKTKTLSAKVPAGVDTGDRIRLSGEGEAGEMGAPAGDLYVQVNVRDHDIFVRDENNLYCEVPISFTTAGLGGDIEVPTLDGKVKLKIPSETQTGKMFRMRGKGVKSVRSSITGDLMCKVVIETPVNLKTEQKELLEQLQASMGEGKAAAHFRPKEQGFFDGVKKFFDGLK; from the coding sequence ATGTCAAAACGCGATTATTATGAAGTTCTAGGTTTGTCGAAAGACGCTGGTGAACGTGAAATTAAAAAAGCCTATAAGCGCTTAGCAATGAAATTCCATCCTGACCGTACCAAAGGTGATAAGGATAAGGAAGAGCAATTTAAAGAAGTTAAAGAAGCTTACGAAATTTTAAATGATGATCAAAAGCGCGCCGCTTATGATCAATATGGCCATGCAGCTTTTGAACAAGGTGGTCACGGCGGTGGCGGTGGTGGATTCGGCGGTGGTGGCTTTGGTGACCAATTCGGCGATATCTTTGGTGATATTTTTGGTGGCGGCGGTGGTCGAGGTGGTCAATCTCGAAATCGACGTGGTTCAGACTTACGCTATAACTTAGACATGAGCCTTGAAGAAGCTGTTAAAGGTAAAACTGTAGAGCTTAAAGTACCTACTTATGTAAACTGTGATCCTTGTAAGGGCAGCGGAGCTAAAAAAGGTACTTCAGCGAGTACTTGTTCAACTTGTCATGGTCATGGTCAAGTACAAATGCGTCAAGGTTTATTTGCTGTACAGCAAACCTGTCCTACTTGTTCTGGTCGCGGTAAAGTGATCAAAGAGCCATGTACATCATGTCGTGGTCAAGGACGAGTAGAGAAAACCAAAACATTATCTGCTAAAGTTCCTGCAGGTGTTGATACTGGCGATAGAATTCGTTTATCTGGTGAAGGAGAAGCCGGTGAAATGGGCGCTCCAGCAGGTGATTTATACGTACAAGTTAATGTACGTGATCATGACATATTTGTACGTGATGAAAATAATTTGTATTGTGAAGTACCAATTAGCTTTACTACGGCGGGTCTTGGCGGTGATATTGAAGTACCGACACTAGATGGTAAAGTTAAACTTAAAATACCAAGCGAAACTCAAACGGGAAAAATGTTCCGTATGCGTGGCAAAGGTGTTAAATCAGTGCGCAGTTCTATTACCGGTGATTTAATGTGTAAAGTTGTCATTGAAACGCCAGTAAACTTGAAGACTGAACAGAAAGAATTACTAGAGCAATTACAAGCTAGTATGGGTGAAGGTAAAGCCGCTGCTCATTTCCGTCCAAAAGAACAAGGTTTCTTTGATGGAGTTAAAAAATTCTTTGATGGTTTGAAATAA
- the mnmC gene encoding bifunctional tRNA (5-methylaminomethyl-2-thiouridine)(34)-methyltransferase MnmD/FAD-dependent 5-carboxymethylaminomethyl-2-thiouridine(34) oxidoreductase MnmC: protein MVQIKTANVSFNENGAPFSQEFDDIYFDSNQGCSQSVQVFIEANNIPQVWHEHSEDTFVIVETGFGTGLNFLLTLDRFIKFKQQTDSPLKLQFISTEKFPLSKNDLTSALALWPEYAEYSNELLKQYELHEQQQTFLFADSAVTLTILFSDSTKALASIEVPKQGIVDCFYLDGFSPVKNPEMWNKGLFLQLARIAKTNATLATFTVAGIVRRGLEEVGFKVSKLDHDKAEVENSESRAEKSQSLIATYVGLRKGKPLTGFKVREKVESSKHATIIGGGLASACAAFALAKKGIKVTLLCQDEHLAQGASSNAIGAIYPLLHQNKDPISDFYQQGFERSMALYQELLGLGYNFSHGFNGLIEVSYKDALVKRQTVFAQKQAWPENLIQAISAKQVNAISGVEVNHPGLYMPRAGWVCPPELVNAIIQAAIDTGKVKVKNKRTLLAVKALKNDRWLITTQKGQKQEQKQVQNLIICTGADSLKIDALNDMPLSIVRGQVSQMKTNAKINNLKTVLCHKGYLTPENNNVHCIGATFDKDDSDLSSRSIDDSYNIEMLERCLGDIGQWTSEDVKASKARLRCCTPDHLPIVGRIPNIDLHKQYYAHLSKDKNWHYQQVAPLKNGLYVLTGLGARGLCSAPLLADILAAEICNDDYPVDEEMLFNLSPNRFIIRDLIKSKS from the coding sequence GTGGTACAAATAAAAACAGCAAATGTAAGTTTTAATGAAAATGGTGCACCATTTTCGCAAGAATTTGACGATATTTACTTTGATAGCAATCAAGGCTGCTCACAAAGTGTACAAGTGTTCATTGAAGCAAATAATATTCCGCAAGTTTGGCATGAACACAGTGAAGATACCTTTGTTATTGTTGAAACCGGTTTTGGCACAGGATTAAACTTTTTACTTACTTTAGACCGTTTTATTAAATTCAAACAACAAACTGATTCCCCCCTGAAACTCCAGTTTATCAGCACTGAAAAATTTCCTTTAAGTAAGAATGACCTTACTAGTGCCCTAGCCTTATGGCCAGAGTATGCCGAGTACAGCAATGAATTGCTCAAACAATATGAATTACATGAACAACAGCAAACATTTTTATTTGCAGATAGTGCTGTAACCTTGACAATTTTATTTTCTGACTCAACTAAAGCATTAGCGAGTATAGAGGTACCTAAACAAGGCATAGTAGATTGTTTTTACCTTGATGGTTTTTCTCCTGTTAAAAATCCTGAGATGTGGAATAAAGGTTTGTTTTTACAACTCGCTAGAATTGCAAAAACAAATGCGACTTTGGCAACTTTTACTGTAGCGGGCATAGTAAGACGGGGACTTGAAGAAGTTGGTTTTAAAGTGAGTAAACTCGATCATGATAAAGCTGAAGTAGAAAATAGTGAAAGCCGAGCAGAAAAGTCACAATCTTTAATAGCCACTTATGTTGGCCTGCGTAAAGGTAAACCATTGACAGGTTTCAAAGTTAGAGAGAAAGTTGAAAGTTCGAAACATGCCACCATTATTGGCGGTGGATTAGCTAGTGCCTGTGCAGCTTTTGCCTTGGCTAAAAAAGGCATTAAAGTAACATTGCTGTGCCAGGATGAACATCTAGCTCAAGGCGCATCAAGCAATGCTATTGGTGCCATTTACCCGTTACTTCATCAAAATAAAGATCCCATAAGTGATTTTTATCAGCAAGGTTTCGAACGTTCAATGGCTTTATACCAAGAACTATTAGGGCTAGGTTACAACTTTAGTCATGGCTTTAATGGTCTGATTGAGGTGTCGTATAAAGATGCGTTAGTAAAAAGGCAAACAGTATTTGCGCAAAAACAAGCCTGGCCAGAAAACTTAATCCAAGCAATTAGTGCTAAACAAGTCAATGCTATCAGCGGTGTTGAGGTAAATCACCCCGGTTTATATATGCCTAGGGCCGGATGGGTTTGCCCTCCGGAGCTGGTTAATGCAATCATCCAAGCCGCAATAGACACAGGAAAAGTGAAAGTAAAAAACAAGCGAACATTATTAGCAGTTAAAGCTTTAAAAAATGATCGCTGGCTAATTACAACTCAAAAAGGTCAAAAGCAAGAACAAAAACAAGTACAAAATCTGATTATATGTACTGGTGCTGACAGCCTGAAAATTGATGCTTTAAATGACATGCCATTGTCTATCGTGCGCGGTCAAGTTAGCCAAATGAAAACCAATGCCAAGATCAATAATTTGAAAACAGTACTTTGTCATAAAGGCTATTTAACGCCAGAAAATAATAATGTGCATTGCATCGGCGCAACCTTCGATAAAGATGACAGCGACCTATCATCTCGATCAATCGATGATTCTTATAATATTGAAATGTTAGAGCGTTGTTTGGGTGACATAGGCCAATGGACGAGTGAAGACGTAAAAGCGAGTAAAGCGAGATTACGCTGCTGCACGCCGGATCATTTACCAATTGTTGGCCGCATACCAAATATTGATTTACACAAACAATACTATGCGCATTTAAGTAAAGATAAAAACTGGCATTATCAACAGGTGGCGCCATTAAAAAATGGCCTATATGTCTTAACTGGATTAGGTGCTAGGGGGTTATGTTCAGCCCCATTACTAGCCGATATTCTTGCCGCTGAAATCTGCAATGACGATTACCCGGTTGATGAAGAAATGCTATTTAATTTATCCCCAAATCGTTTCATCATTCGCGACTTGATCAAATCAAAAAGCTAA
- a CDS encoding ATP-NAD kinase family protein — protein MTQFKLGFLVNPIAGIGGSVALKGSDGKDTAETALRLGAEPKANLRAKLALEVLLPYKDKIIIYTANDDMGGTTAKELGFNVEIIYHYEDPHSTPADTEQLVKALQLNGVDLLLFAGGDGTARNVCHQVDSYFPVLGIPAGCKIHSGVYALTPSAAGRVVELMVNNELVSFTDADVMDIDEAAFRTGTVKARRYGEMQIPSELQYIQAVKSGGKETDEMVLMDIAAHVIELMDEELFVIGSGSTVAAVMEELAIDNTLLGVDLLQEQELLHSDVIESELYQVVIDSELPVKLVITVIGGQGHIFGRGNQQLSPRVIRAIGKDNIIVVATKSKLQALNHRPLIVDTGEPQLDKELSGFIPVVTGFHDQVLYPVASPGLE, from the coding sequence ATGACACAATTTAAATTAGGATTTTTAGTTAATCCTATTGCAGGTATAGGTGGAAGTGTCGCGCTAAAAGGAAGTGATGGCAAAGATACTGCTGAAACAGCGTTGCGCTTAGGAGCAGAACCCAAAGCTAACCTTAGAGCCAAACTCGCTTTAGAAGTGCTACTTCCATATAAAGACAAAATAATCATTTATACCGCTAATGACGATATGGGAGGAACTACAGCCAAAGAGTTAGGCTTTAATGTTGAGATCATATATCACTATGAAGACCCTCATTCGACACCTGCTGATACTGAGCAGCTAGTAAAAGCACTACAACTTAACGGTGTTGATTTGTTGTTATTTGCTGGTGGCGATGGTACAGCTCGCAATGTCTGTCATCAAGTTGATAGTTATTTCCCCGTTTTAGGTATTCCTGCAGGCTGTAAAATTCATTCTGGTGTATATGCTTTAACACCTAGTGCAGCGGGCAGAGTTGTTGAACTCATGGTAAATAATGAATTAGTTTCATTTACCGATGCCGATGTTATGGATATTGATGAAGCTGCATTTCGCACCGGTACTGTAAAAGCTAGGCGCTATGGTGAAATGCAAATTCCAAGCGAGTTACAGTATATCCAAGCAGTAAAATCCGGTGGCAAAGAGACCGATGAAATGGTACTGATGGACATTGCAGCTCATGTTATTGAACTTATGGATGAAGAGTTATTTGTTATCGGATCCGGTTCAACTGTTGCCGCTGTTATGGAAGAACTTGCCATCGATAATACCTTACTAGGTGTTGATTTATTGCAAGAGCAAGAGTTGTTACACAGCGATGTTATTGAAAGTGAGTTATATCAAGTCGTGATAGACTCAGAATTACCGGTGAAATTAGTAATAACTGTTATTGGTGGCCAAGGTCATATTTTTGGTCGGGGTAATCAACAGTTAAGTCCTCGGGTTATCCGCGCCATTGGTAAAGATAATATTATCGTCGTAGCCACCAAAAGCAAACTACAAGCGCTTAATCATAGGCCTCTAATTGTTGATACAGGAGAGCCGCAATTAGATAAAGAATTATCTGGCTTTATACCGGTAGTTACCGGTTTTCATGATCAAGTATTATACCCAGTTGCAAGCCCAGGTTTAGAATAA
- a CDS encoding HD-GYP domain-containing protein, with amino-acid sequence MSEQATVLVVDDNSDNIDVLNGILRPFYKIKAALNGELALKIANGKQKPDLILLDVMMPGMDGHEVCRRLKASPVTSNIPVIFVTAKTEIADEESGFALGAVDYITKPVSVPIVQARVKTQLALYNQQRELEKKVKERTKALENTRAQIIRRLGRAAEFKDNETGMHVIRMSYYSKFLADEINANSDWAELLFDAAPMHDIGKIGIADNIILKPSKLNDDEWKEMQRHVEYGAEILGNDDSPLLSLAVEVCLYHHEKFDGSGYPHQLKGKNIPLSARIVAIADVFDALTSERPYKEAWSIEQAFTYITEQSGKHFDPDLIEPFKNCLERIKEVMVKYADEHERATFGNM; translated from the coding sequence ATGAGCGAACAAGCAACAGTGCTAGTGGTAGATGATAACTCCGACAATATAGACGTATTGAATGGAATTTTACGACCATTTTATAAAATTAAAGCAGCCCTAAATGGTGAACTAGCGTTAAAGATTGCCAACGGAAAACAAAAGCCCGATCTTATTTTATTAGATGTGATGATGCCAGGTATGGATGGCCATGAAGTTTGTCGTCGCTTAAAGGCAAGCCCTGTCACTTCTAATATTCCGGTTATTTTTGTGACGGCGAAAACTGAGATTGCCGATGAAGAAAGTGGCTTCGCTTTAGGGGCTGTTGATTATATTACCAAGCCGGTAAGCGTGCCTATTGTACAAGCTCGAGTGAAAACCCAATTGGCGTTATATAACCAACAACGTGAATTAGAGAAAAAAGTTAAAGAAAGAACCAAAGCATTGGAAAATACCCGTGCTCAAATCATTAGAAGATTAGGCCGTGCTGCAGAGTTTAAAGATAATGAAACTGGCATGCATGTCATTCGGATGAGTTACTATTCAAAATTTTTGGCCGATGAAATCAACGCCAACAGTGATTGGGCAGAATTGCTGTTTGATGCAGCACCTATGCATGATATTGGCAAAATAGGGATAGCTGATAATATTATATTAAAACCGAGTAAACTCAATGATGACGAATGGAAAGAAATGCAACGACATGTTGAATATGGCGCTGAAATCCTCGGTAATGATGATTCACCTTTACTGTCGTTAGCCGTTGAAGTTTGTTTATATCACCATGAAAAATTTGATGGCAGCGGTTATCCGCATCAACTTAAAGGCAAGAATATTCCATTAAGTGCTCGCATTGTCGCAATTGCTGATGTGTTTGATGCCTTAACATCAGAGCGACCCTACAAAGAAGCCTGGAGTATTGAGCAAGCTTTTACCTATATAACCGAACAGTCTGGAAAGCACTTTGATCCTGATTTAATTGAACCATTTAAAAATTGCTTAGAGAGGATCAAAGAAGTTATGGTTAAATATGCCGATGAGCATGAACGTGCCACCTTCGGGAATATGTAG
- a CDS encoding YfcL family protein — protein sequence MNLDKVDNLEQLFGYFDGLIELDCDDQLFAASYLRGFIEVAAVEYGELDQLLVFPLYTKVDQQVIAAQSELSEQDQVIVSAFWQSIKPRFKAY from the coding sequence ATGAATTTAGATAAAGTAGATAACCTTGAGCAATTATTTGGCTATTTTGATGGTTTAATTGAATTAGATTGTGATGACCAATTGTTTGCTGCAAGTTACTTGCGTGGTTTTATAGAAGTTGCCGCTGTTGAATATGGTGAGCTAGACCAACTTCTAGTGTTCCCGCTTTACACCAAAGTTGATCAACAGGTCATCGCGGCTCAAAGCGAATTGTCTGAACAAGATCAAGTTATTGTCAGTGCATTCTGGCAATCTATCAAGCCGCGTTTTAAAGCATATTAG
- a CDS encoding Lrp/AsnC family transcriptional regulator yields MKKLDDVDLQILTLLFKDADITNKDLAAAIGIAPSTCLERVKRLKSSGVIKGSFIDVNYNTIGGNIQAMAAIQVQPYSEQIVNLLRDELLPLPEIVSMFHMGGAFDFYIHMSVKDTEHLRRFVFEAITSRDEVTNVETALVFEHSRSSAIPNFS; encoded by the coding sequence ATGAAGAAGCTTGATGATGTCGACTTGCAAATATTAACCTTGTTATTCAAAGATGCTGACATCACCAACAAAGATCTTGCTGCAGCAATAGGCATAGCCCCTTCAACCTGTTTAGAGCGAGTTAAACGCTTAAAATCATCAGGAGTAATTAAAGGTTCTTTTATTGACGTAAATTACAACACCATAGGTGGCAATATACAGGCAATGGCAGCCATCCAAGTGCAGCCCTATTCAGAACAGATCGTAAATTTATTACGCGATGAGCTTTTGCCTTTGCCTGAAATTGTCAGTATGTTTCATATGGGCGGAGCATTTGATTTTTATATTCACATGTCGGTTAAAGACACCGAGCATTTACGACGTTTTGTGTTTGAAGCGATCACTTCTCGTGACGAGGTTACAAATGTGGAAACAGCATTAGTTTTTGAGCATTCAAGAAGCTCAGCAATACCTAATTTCAGTTAA
- a CDS encoding tetratricopeptide repeat protein yields the protein MFSNKKFLVLIFLMAAANPAYSGYDEALDMINKGDFIEAIEELKPLVELGYPPALYQQATLYENGQGVQRDQSKAFELYQRAAGRGIAEAQFAIAQMYLEGRGCTKDTTQGFEYTRRAADKGLAAAQYNLALMYQKGEVITQSYRNAAIWYEDAAMQNFALAQFNLALLYFDGLGVTKDIEKSYIWNRVAAFNGYDPAEKSMNMDSKSLSREQIKSARERADELYLKISPDEQNYKPFSFEG from the coding sequence ATGTTTTCTAATAAAAAATTCTTAGTATTAATATTCTTAATGGCAGCAGCAAATCCTGCATACTCTGGCTATGACGAAGCTTTAGATATGATCAATAAAGGTGACTTTATTGAAGCCATAGAAGAATTAAAACCACTCGTTGAGTTAGGTTATCCACCGGCGTTATACCAACAAGCTACTCTTTATGAAAATGGCCAAGGAGTACAAAGGGATCAGAGCAAGGCTTTTGAATTATACCAACGTGCTGCCGGTCGTGGCATCGCTGAAGCTCAGTTTGCTATTGCTCAAATGTACCTAGAAGGAAGAGGTTGTACCAAAGATACAACGCAAGGGTTCGAGTATACTCGCCGAGCCGCAGATAAGGGCCTAGCTGCAGCGCAGTATAATTTAGCATTGATGTATCAAAAGGGCGAAGTTATTACCCAAAGTTATCGAAATGCGGCAATTTGGTATGAAGATGCCGCTATGCAAAATTTTGCCTTAGCACAGTTTAATTTAGCATTACTATATTTTGATGGGTTGGGTGTTACTAAAGATATAGAAAAGTCTTATATTTGGAATCGGGTTGCGGCATTTAATGGTTATGATCCTGCTGAAAAAAGCATGAATATGGACTCGAAAAGCCTATCACGTGAGCAAATTAAAAGTGCGCGTGAACGTGCCGATGAACTATATTTAAAAATTAGTCCTGACGAGCAAAATTATAAACCGTTTAGCTTTGAAGGTTAA